GAAGCAAGTGCAAAGTTACCACCGGAACCAATAGCGAGCACATCATCATCTGGCTCGATAATTTCACCATTTCCGGAGATCAAGAGCATTCCTTCCTTGTCCATAACAATCATCAATGCCTCAAGTTTTCGAAGAATACGATCTTGACGCCAGTCTTTCGCCAATTCTACGGCTGCCCGTTGCAGGTTTCCATGATGCTCCTCCAACTTGCCTTCGAATTTTTCGAACAAAGTGATAGCATCGGCCACAGATCCTGCAAACCCTGCTATTACTTGTCCTCTGTATAAGCGACGAACTTTTCTGGCCGTCGTCTTCATAATTACACTCTCTCCGAATGTAACCTGACCATCACCTGCTATAGCTGCCTGTCCGTTATGTCTTACAGCACAAATTGTAGTCGCATGAAAGCTGGGTACCATGATTGTAGTTACCTCCTTAAGATGGGCTTTGTTCAAAAATAAGAAGTATACGTTTCACGTTATACATTATCCTTATATTTCTCACTTAAACGCTAACGCTTATCATCCTTATAAGGACGCCCAAGGCGCTTATTCTTGGTTATCGATAGCCTCCGGCTCTTTATAAGCAAGGCCCGTACGATTGGCGTACTCGGCAAGACTGTCTAGTGCACGATGCGCTAAAATCTCATTCTTTTCTTTCTTATTACGGATTTTCTTCTCCACCTTCGGCAGAAGACCAAAATTGGCATTCATAGGCTGAAAATGCTCCGGATCAGCGGAAGTGATATAAGCAGGCATACTACCAAGCACCGTGTCTTGTGGGAAGATCAGTCCTTCTTGACCAAGTGCGGCTCTAGCAGCGTTAATGCCGGCAATCAGACCTGAAGCTGCTGATTCCACATAACCTTCCACGCC
This genomic stretch from Paenibacillus sp. FSL H7-0737 harbors:
- the hslV gene encoding ATP-dependent protease subunit HslV, coding for MVPSFHATTICAVRHNGQAAIAGDGQVTFGESVIMKTTARKVRRLYRGQVIAGFAGSVADAITLFEKFEGKLEEHHGNLQRAAVELAKDWRQDRILRKLEALMIVMDKEGMLLISGNGEIIEPDDDVLAIGSGGNFALASGRALKRHAPNLAAADIAREALQIASEICVYTNSNIIVEQL